In a genomic window of Amblyomma americanum isolate KBUSLIRL-KWMA chromosome 4, ASM5285725v1, whole genome shotgun sequence:
- the Pino gene encoding protein pinocchio isoform X1 gives MVGSSAESRSSSQLDVRPRLLHPDLCIRHSKSDPVLVTLSHNSLARCSDLQENIWDSIEDLAQMPMQGADAVTLEGLKSHYNSCFTCGVSWYEDHASLDCAECGGYALHRPCLHCNGSCDGIWSRDLAASHKLRRAQWLGECKKAAPRDATPKSKDS, from the exons ATGGTTGGAAGCTCGGCCGAATCCAGGTCGTCGTCCCAGCTCGACGTTCGCCCGCGCCTACTGCACCCCG ACCTGTGCATCCGGCACTCCAAGTCGGATCCCGTGCTGGTGACACTGTCGCACAACTCACTGGCACGCTGCTCAGACCTCCAGGAGAACATCTGGGACAGCATCGAGGACCTGGCACAGATGCCCATGCAAGGGGCTGATGCGGTCACCCTGGAGGGCCTTAAGAGCCACTACAACTCCTGCTTCAC GTGTGGAGTGAGCTGGTACGAAGACCACGCATCCTTGGACTGCGCCGAGTGCGGAGGCTATGCTCTGCACCGTCCCTGCCTGCACTGCAATGGCAGCTGTGATGGCATCTGGAGCAGAGACCTGGCTGCT TCCCACAAGCTGAGGCGTGCGCAGTGGCTTGGCGAGTGCAAGAAGGCTGCTCCTCGTGACGCCACTCCCAAGAGCAAGGACTCTTGA